Part of the Bombus huntii isolate Logan2020A chromosome 10, iyBomHunt1.1, whole genome shotgun sequence genome, GTTTGGCTGGCTAGAGAGGGTTTCGCACGGCTGTCGGGCGAGCTGTTCGATCTGGAGAACATAGATGACAGCAGGGTGCATCTCACTAATATGGCGATACAGCTGAAGATACACGATGATGACGATAAGAAGGGGGAACTGAAAAGAGGGTGCAAATGGGCGTTGATGAAGGTTAGAGAGTATTTGACCGCAAGACACGGGGTGGCTGCGGTGGAAGCTCTGTTCCAACAAATTGCCGGTTAGTTCCACCATCCACACcgattattaaattattagaaacgGTATTATCGTGGCGATGCAACAAGCCGGATTAATCTAAAAGAGGATGACTCCTACGAGCAGTTGTCCCACCGTACATTTTTCCTATGGACGTACAATATTCGGGTTTTCCTTTCTATTATCCCAGTGTCTAAGTTTACTAACGGGGCAGGACCGTAATGGAGTCCAATAGCCTTGGAGTCTGCGGAGCTCCTCCTATTGGATCGAGGTAAACCAGCATGAAAGTTTTAGCTAGTATAAATTCAACGCTACGCCGAATCCTCCCCCTAGAGTGGCTTACAGAGTGGCGCGCAATGTTCGTAAAGACTTGCTCCACGCAAAAAGAAAGATTgacttactgacgagtccattAGCAGTTTCTGGCCAAACTCTCCCCTTCTgcttcccttctttcttcgtAGCTTCAAGCTTCGCATTACTGATAAAAGCATTATTATTCCcataacgatatatcaaaTGCTATCAGAAGTGCAAGTCCAACTAAAAACGCCATAAAGAAAACCGCTCAAAACGGATCTCTCCGCCCTCGTCCAATCTTCCGCTCATCGATATTCCCCAACCTCCAACTCCCCAAGCAgagtaatataaaaaaaaaaaaaaaaaaaaaaaaacacgaaaGCTGGCCCAATACCAATATCTCGCCTACAATGCCCGAAAACAGCGTTCCGCTTCTCGATTTATTAGCCTCTCCCCATAAAACCATTTATCGATCCCACAGGCGTGATAATGGCCAGCTTGCTGGCGGTGCAGTCGGTGATCATGCAGGGGAAGAACTCGTTCGAGCTGTACGGTTACGATATACTTCTCGACGAGGATCTGACGCCGTGGTTGCTCGAGGTGAACGCCTCGCCAGCGCTGACCGGCACGGACAGCGAGGATTATCGGCTCAAGTTCGATCTCCTCGACGACACGCTCAACGTGCTCGACTTCGAGGGCCGTTTCACCGGCAGAGAGACCAGAATCGGTGGTTTCGATCTACTGTGGAACGATGGTCCGGTGTGGACTTACTGTCCCAATCCATCTGTTTGCGGCGAGCCATCGACC contains:
- the LOC126869937 gene encoding probable tubulin polyglutamylase TTLL9 isoform X1 encodes the protein MISGRKFDLRIYTLVTSFCPLKVWLAREGFARLSGELFDLENIDDSRVHLTNMAIQLKIHDDDDKKGELKRGCKWALMKVREYLTARHGVAAVEALFQQIAGVIMASLLAVQSVIMQGKNSFELYGYDILLDEDLTPWLLEVNASPALTGTDSEDYRLKFDLLDDTLNVLDFEGRFTGRETRIGGFDLLWNDGPVWTYCPNPSVCGEPSTDLKKLNIFLGARNDRVEQLRQLRQCLEEKRNKVQSDRVGMRR